One segment of Mycobacterium sp. 050128 DNA contains the following:
- a CDS encoding cytochrome P450, with the protein MTTPDTQTTARLPWDPADPYPFYEACRRQGEVVWNDTAAAWLILGYHPARRILAGPGWTSSPLANPNSPAALQATNPDMLRRNILFTDGADHTRLRDSVRDVFTRSFINNLREGIDAIAGETVDYLATGVEFDFMTEIALPLPIAVAAAWLGLDIDSARLLRAESPAISRMLSGISGGAAIDDGMAAVATLLTDFLPLAADRRRHPGEDLLSFIAADTDLELDDVVTTAIIIAIAGHETTANLLGTAMVRLLTPQRDGIPAIETIDAVNDQLITELLRLDGPAQAVMRTATRDHAFGDITVHMGEPALVILAAANRDPAVYNEPDQLHTDRAGPAPLTFGHGAHYCLGAALARLETAIALQQVVARRPTLRGNPTWRDNPAIRGPQTLPCVFDSPCHG; encoded by the coding sequence ATGACCACCCCTGACACCCAAACCACCGCACGCCTACCGTGGGATCCCGCCGACCCCTACCCGTTCTACGAAGCTTGCCGCCGCCAAGGCGAAGTGGTCTGGAACGACACCGCCGCAGCCTGGCTGATCCTCGGCTACCACCCCGCCCGCCGGATCCTGGCCGGGCCGGGCTGGACAAGCAGCCCGTTGGCAAACCCCAACAGCCCGGCCGCCTTACAGGCGACGAATCCAGATATGTTGCGCCGCAACATCCTATTCACTGATGGCGCTGACCATACGCGGCTGCGCGATTCTGTTCGAGACGTCTTCACACGATCCTTCATAAACAATCTCCGCGAAGGCATCGACGCGATCGCGGGCGAAACCGTCGACTATCTCGCCACCGGAGTCGAGTTCGACTTCATGACGGAAATCGCTCTGCCGCTACCGATTGCGGTCGCCGCGGCCTGGTTGGGTCTCGACATCGACTCGGCCCGGTTGCTTCGTGCGGAGTCGCCCGCGATCAGCCGAATGCTCAGCGGCATCAGCGGCGGGGCCGCCATCGACGACGGAATGGCAGCGGTAGCCACACTGCTGACCGACTTTCTTCCCCTGGCCGCCGACCGCCGCCGCCATCCCGGCGAAGACCTGCTCAGCTTCATCGCCGCCGACACCGACCTCGAACTCGACGACGTCGTCACCACCGCCATCATCATCGCCATCGCCGGCCACGAAACAACCGCAAACCTCCTGGGCACAGCAATGGTTCGACTCCTGACACCCCAGCGTGACGGCATCCCGGCCATCGAGACCATCGACGCGGTCAACGATCAATTGATCACCGAGCTGCTACGCCTCGACGGCCCCGCACAAGCCGTAATGCGCACCGCCACACGCGACCACGCGTTCGGCGACATCACCGTCCACATGGGCGAACCCGCGCTCGTCATACTGGCCGCCGCCAACCGCGACCCCGCCGTCTACAACGAACCCGACCAACTCCACACCGATCGCGCTGGACCCGCGCCACTCACCTTCGGCCACGGCGCGCACTACTGCCTCGGAGCAGCGCTCGCCCGCCTCGAAACCGCCATAGCCTTACAGCAAGTCGTGGCACGCCGTCCTACCCTCCGCGGCAACCCGACATGGCGAGACAACCCCGCCATCCGCGGACCCCAAACGCTCCCCTGCGTCTTCGACAGCCCATGCCATGGGTGA
- a CDS encoding ABC1 kinase family protein codes for MQPNDAPVPRGRIRRTMPLAAFTARAAGGRLVAGLREKAGNDGAVERFHARTAERYTELLGHSKGVLMKAGQIMSMVDTRALGTGGFWPYQKAMNRLQADAPPMHPALVREVLDAELGRAVAQFAQFAEEPMAAASIGQVHRAVLHDGREVAVKIQYPGVGQAIRDDLANTELLATLLRFMMSASGLGVDVRTVAREAAARISEEIDYRHEAAMITTFADLYRGHPFIRIPDVIPEASTDRVLTMIYLDGMDWAAAQQADQDLKNTWAEAIVRFSHGNFRHANLLHPDPHPGNYRFNSDGTVGFVDFGCVKVLPELQRWLWVAMTRAMVEGRKYDYRDLAVQAGFLDADSDLTADELLQWHSEINYEIASAPQPATYTPETIARTVRGLFDLRDPGHPVNRMYAPEDYVFIPRIQLAVFSVCADLLATMPIRAIFDDMDGTAEPVTELGKAHHAWVRERGLPGALDHHDHP; via the coding sequence ATGCAGCCCAACGACGCTCCCGTACCACGCGGGCGGATCCGCCGCACCATGCCGCTGGCGGCCTTTACCGCCCGCGCTGCCGGCGGCCGACTGGTGGCCGGACTTCGCGAAAAGGCCGGCAATGACGGCGCCGTCGAGCGGTTCCACGCGCGCACCGCCGAGCGTTACACCGAACTGCTCGGCCACTCCAAGGGCGTGTTGATGAAAGCCGGCCAGATCATGTCGATGGTCGACACCCGCGCCTTGGGCACGGGCGGGTTCTGGCCCTACCAGAAAGCCATGAACCGGCTGCAGGCTGACGCTCCCCCGATGCACCCCGCGCTGGTCCGCGAAGTCCTTGATGCCGAACTCGGTCGCGCGGTCGCCCAGTTCGCCCAGTTCGCCGAGGAACCGATGGCCGCCGCATCGATCGGCCAGGTGCACCGCGCCGTCCTGCATGACGGTCGCGAGGTTGCCGTCAAAATTCAATACCCCGGTGTCGGGCAAGCGATCCGCGACGATCTGGCCAACACCGAGCTGCTGGCGACGCTGCTGCGTTTCATGATGTCCGCGTCAGGCCTCGGGGTTGATGTTCGGACGGTGGCGCGTGAAGCAGCGGCGCGAATCTCCGAGGAGATCGACTATCGCCACGAAGCCGCCATGATCACCACATTCGCTGACCTCTACCGGGGCCACCCGTTCATCCGTATCCCCGACGTCATTCCTGAAGCGTCCACGGATCGGGTACTCACCATGATCTATCTCGACGGAATGGACTGGGCCGCAGCACAACAGGCCGACCAAGACCTCAAAAACACCTGGGCCGAAGCCATCGTGCGGTTCAGCCACGGCAACTTCCGGCACGCTAACCTGCTGCACCCCGACCCTCACCCCGGCAACTACCGCTTCAACAGCGACGGCACCGTCGGTTTCGTCGACTTCGGCTGCGTGAAGGTGCTGCCCGAACTCCAACGCTGGCTCTGGGTCGCCATGACCCGCGCCATGGTCGAGGGCCGCAAGTACGACTATCGCGACCTGGCTGTGCAGGCCGGCTTCCTCGACGCCGACTCCGACCTGACCGCCGACGAGCTCCTGCAGTGGCACTCGGAGATCAACTACGAGATCGCCTCAGCACCACAGCCCGCCACCTACACGCCCGAGACCATCGCGCGCACCGTTCGCGGCTTATTCGACCTGCGCGACCCCGGCCATCCGGTCAACCGCATGTACGCGCCCGAGGACTACGTGTTCATCCCCCGTATTCAGCTCGCCGTCTTCAGCGTGTGCGCCGACCTGCTCGCCACCATGCCGATCCGGGCCATCTTCGACGACATGGACGGGACCGCCGAACCGGTCACCGAACTTGGTAAAGCGCACCATGCTTGGGTCCGCGAGCGTGGTCTACCCGGAGCATTGGACCACCATGACCACCCCTGA
- a CDS encoding ABC1 kinase family protein, with protein MHPNDTPVPRGRIRRTMPLAAFTVRAAGGRLVAGLREKTGNDDAVERFHERTAGRYTELLGHCKGVLMKAGQILSMVDARALGTGGYLPYQKALARLQADAPPMHPTLVHKVLDEELGSAVQHFAEFSDEPLAAASVGQVHRAVLSDRRDVVVKIQYPGVARAIRDDLANTELVATFMRFATAAAGMNVDVRALAREASARIAEEVDYRHEAATITAFSELYRGHPFIRIPEVIPQASSERVLTMTYLDGMDYAAAQRADQDLKNTWAEAITRFINGNYRHANLVHADPHPGNYRFKADGTVGFLDFGCTQNFPEKQRWLWVAAQRASIEGRKDDFRDLMIQLGMLSADTPLSADDLQQWITDTAPEGSNTLEPVTFTPDATARTIRGMFDIRDSSHPVAHFTSPPWLVFVNRVQLAWCSVAAGLQATLSTRAIMDDLDGVAEPVTELGKLHHAWVRERGLPGALDHHDHP; from the coding sequence ATGCACCCCAACGACACTCCCGTGCCACGCGGGCGGATCCGCCGCACCATGCCGCTGGCAGCCTTTACCGTCCGCGCTGCCGGCGGCCGACTCGTGGCCGGACTTCGGGAAAAAACCGGCAATGACGACGCGGTTGAGCGGTTTCATGAGCGCACCGCCGGGCGCTACACCGAACTACTGGGTCACTGCAAGGGTGTCCTGATGAAAGCTGGCCAGATCTTGTCGATGGTGGATGCCCGCGCGCTGGGCACCGGCGGATACTTGCCGTATCAGAAAGCCTTGGCTCGGCTCCAAGCTGACGCCCCACCGATGCACCCGACGCTCGTTCATAAAGTCCTCGACGAGGAACTGGGTTCTGCTGTCCAGCATTTCGCCGAGTTCTCCGATGAGCCGTTAGCCGCGGCATCGGTCGGCCAGGTGCACCGCGCGGTGCTGTCCGACCGCCGCGACGTTGTCGTCAAAATCCAGTATCCCGGCGTGGCTCGGGCGATCCGAGACGATCTGGCCAACACCGAGCTGGTTGCCACGTTTATGAGGTTCGCGACCGCGGCCGCAGGGATGAACGTCGATGTCCGGGCCCTTGCGCGGGAAGCGTCAGCGCGGATTGCAGAGGAGGTCGACTACCGCCACGAAGCCGCGACCATCACCGCCTTCAGCGAGCTCTATCGCGGCCACCCATTTATCCGCATCCCTGAGGTCATTCCGCAAGCGTCCAGTGAGCGGGTGCTGACGATGACCTATCTCGACGGGATGGACTACGCGGCTGCGCAACGCGCCGACCAGGATCTGAAAAACACCTGGGCCGAAGCGATCACGCGTTTCATCAACGGCAACTACCGACATGCCAACCTCGTGCACGCTGACCCCCATCCGGGGAACTACCGATTCAAGGCCGACGGCACCGTCGGCTTCCTGGATTTCGGCTGCACCCAAAACTTTCCCGAGAAGCAGCGGTGGCTCTGGGTGGCAGCGCAGCGCGCTTCTATCGAGGGCCGCAAGGATGACTTCCGCGACCTCATGATTCAGCTGGGGATGCTCTCCGCGGACACACCGCTGAGCGCCGATGATCTGCAGCAATGGATTACAGACACGGCGCCCGAAGGTTCGAACACGCTTGAGCCGGTAACCTTTACACCCGATGCCACGGCCCGCACGATCCGCGGGATGTTCGACATTCGCGATTCCAGCCATCCGGTGGCCCACTTCACTTCGCCGCCATGGTTGGTCTTCGTCAATCGGGTCCAACTCGCCTGGTGCAGTGTGGCCGCGGGCTTGCAGGCGACGCTGTCGACTCGAGCCATCATGGATGACCTCGACGGTGTCGCCGAACCGGTTACTGAGCTGGGCAAGCTGCACCACGCCTGGGTCCGCGAGCGCGGCCTCCCCGGAGCATTGGACCACCATGACCACCCCTGA
- a CDS encoding ABC1 kinase family protein, with translation MAHNDHPVPQGRIRRTMPLAGFAARAAGGRLVAGLRQRTGEEGAVEQFHERTAERYTELLGHSKGVLMKAGQILSMVDARALGSGGFWPYQKALARLQADAPPMHPALVQKVLHEELGSAVKLFVEFDDDPIAAASVGQVHRAVLCDGRDVAVKIQYPGVAQAIRDDLANTELLATFMRFVNATSAVKVDVQAVAREAAARILEEIDHRHEAAMIAAFGELYRGHPFIRVPDVVPETSADRILTMTYLDGMDWAAAQQADQDLKNTWAEAILRFSHSNFRHANLLHVDPHPGNYCFNTDGTVGFVDFGCVKVLSEAMRWLIVAMQRALIEGRKHDYRTLMAQAGFLAPDSDLSADELYQWQSQMYYEVIAAPQPATYTAETTARTVRGIFGLRDADHPINRMNAPDDYVFVPRLHLAVFSVCADLGATMPVRAIYEDMDGVTEPNTELGKLHHAWVRERGLPAALDHHDHP, from the coding sequence ATGGCGCACAACGACCATCCGGTGCCGCAGGGGCGTATACGGCGCACCATGCCGCTGGCTGGGTTCGCCGCGCGTGCTGCGGGGGGCCGCTTGGTTGCCGGTTTGCGTCAGCGCACCGGCGAGGAGGGCGCGGTCGAGCAGTTTCACGAGCGCACCGCCGAGCGCTATACCGAACTGCTCGGCCATTCCAAGGGCGTACTGATGAAAGCCGGGCAAATCTTGTCAATGGTCGATGCCCGCGCACTGGGCAGCGGCGGTTTCTGGCCGTACCAGAAAGCACTAGCTCGGCTGCAGGCCGACGCACCGCCCATGCACCCGGCACTCGTGCAGAAGGTTCTACACGAGGAATTAGGTTCTGCCGTCAAGCTGTTCGTTGAGTTCGATGACGATCCGATAGCCGCCGCGTCGGTCGGTCAGGTACACCGGGCGGTGCTTTGCGACGGGCGCGATGTGGCCGTCAAGATTCAGTATCCCGGTGTGGCCCAGGCGATCCGCGACGATCTGGCCAATACCGAGCTGCTGGCGACGTTCATGCGGTTTGTCAACGCGACGTCGGCTGTCAAGGTTGATGTTCAGGCGGTGGCGCGTGAAGCGGCGGCGCGGATCTTGGAGGAGATCGACCACCGGCACGAAGCCGCCATGATCGCCGCATTCGGTGAGCTCTACCGGGGCCATCCGTTTATCCGCGTCCCCGACGTCGTTCCCGAAACCTCCGCGGATCGAATACTGACGATGACTTATCTCGACGGAATGGATTGGGCCGCAGCGCAACAGGCCGATCAAGACCTCAAAAACACCTGGGCCGAGGCCATTCTGCGCTTCAGCCACAGCAACTTCCGGCACGCCAACCTGCTGCACGTCGACCCGCACCCCGGCAACTACTGTTTCAACACCGACGGCACCGTCGGATTCGTCGACTTCGGCTGCGTGAAGGTCCTGTCCGAGGCGATGCGCTGGCTCATCGTCGCCATGCAGCGCGCCCTCATCGAGGGCCGCAAACACGACTACCGCACCCTGATGGCGCAGGCCGGTTTCCTCGCCCCCGACTCCGACCTGAGCGCTGACGAGCTTTACCAGTGGCAGTCGCAGATGTACTACGAGGTCATCGCGGCACCCCAGCCCGCCACCTACACGGCCGAGACCACCGCCCGCACCGTTCGCGGCATATTCGGCCTCCGCGATGCCGACCATCCAATCAACCGCATGAACGCGCCCGACGACTACGTGTTCGTCCCCCGCCTGCATCTCGCCGTCTTCAGCGTGTGCGCCGACCTGGGTGCCACCATGCCCGTCCGGGCCATCTACGAGGACATGGACGGGGTCACCGAACCCAACACCGAGCTGGGCAAGCTGCACCACGCCTGGGTACGCGAGCGCGGCCTCCCCGCGGCACTGGACCACCATGACCACCCCTGA
- a CDS encoding TetR/AcrR family transcriptional regulator has protein sequence MTAPVSTRERLVTEAMRLFSAKGFEATSVSQIEAAAGLATGAGALYRHFKSKDALLDAGIARQLDRRDAMRDIRTLFAGLGDLHAELTSLGRYLLTVIDQEIQLLQIAARTPAGHSAQLDTAYAALIDGLNAELADWITAWAPNLAAQDCAVLAALGVNGILGARFATSLFHHRNPRVPDDRYLTEWTALLATRIEALK, from the coding sequence ATGACTGCACCCGTGTCCACCCGCGAACGGCTAGTCACTGAAGCGATGCGGCTGTTCAGCGCCAAAGGATTTGAGGCAACCAGCGTGTCGCAGATCGAAGCTGCGGCAGGCTTGGCCACGGGCGCAGGCGCCCTGTATCGCCATTTCAAATCCAAAGACGCACTTCTCGATGCGGGAATCGCCCGGCAGCTCGACCGCCGCGACGCCATGCGTGACATCCGCACACTGTTCGCCGGCCTCGGAGACCTGCACGCCGAACTAACCTCGCTCGGCCGCTACCTGCTCACCGTCATCGACCAGGAGATCCAACTACTCCAGATCGCCGCCCGCACGCCAGCAGGCCACTCGGCCCAACTGGACACCGCCTATGCGGCACTCATCGACGGGCTCAACGCCGAACTCGCCGACTGGATCACCGCCTGGGCGCCAAACCTGGCGGCCCAGGATTGCGCCGTCCTGGCTGCGCTCGGCGTCAACGGCATCCTCGGGGCACGCTTTGCAACCAGCCTCTTCCACCATCGCAATCCGCGCGTACCCGACGACCGCTACCTCACCGAATGGACAGCACTCCTCGCAACCCGCATCGAAGCACTCAAATAA
- a CDS encoding phosphoribosyltransferase, translating to MTDQQSDDDLRNEIIIATSKVAYFHNIAGPGPGICDVCRGPAPESGICSTCLTTRGTLLGATCDHTFFLAYADGYNPAGRTQSVQTMRNYKADPAPERSVDDVQLLTFTTTWIHDPCMRAAEGAEWDVATFVPSRTSRTGPHPVTGIARNVARLANDDPASGGKYQIKRVLMECGPVNVSRVANAARFAVPDAARPLIEGKRVLLVDDTWTTGTSLQSAAAALRAAGAAAVTGLCVARWLSWNWAPEASLLEKVTVEAFDPFSCIAGTHKCRLIPHRP from the coding sequence GTGACCGACCAGCAGTCGGACGACGATCTGCGCAACGAGATCATCATTGCGACCAGCAAGGTCGCGTACTTCCACAACATCGCCGGCCCGGGTCCCGGAATCTGCGATGTCTGCCGCGGACCCGCTCCCGAATCGGGGATCTGTTCCACGTGCCTGACTACCCGGGGAACCCTCCTCGGCGCGACCTGTGACCACACGTTCTTCCTCGCCTACGCCGACGGTTACAACCCCGCTGGCCGGACCCAGAGCGTGCAGACGATGCGCAACTATAAGGCGGATCCGGCTCCCGAACGCAGCGTCGACGACGTGCAGCTGCTCACGTTCACCACCACCTGGATCCACGACCCCTGCATGCGCGCCGCCGAGGGCGCCGAGTGGGACGTCGCGACATTCGTACCGTCCCGCACATCCCGTACCGGTCCGCACCCGGTCACCGGCATTGCCCGGAACGTGGCGCGGCTCGCCAACGACGACCCGGCCAGCGGCGGGAAGTACCAGATCAAGCGCGTGCTCATGGAGTGCGGCCCTGTGAACGTCTCCCGCGTCGCCAACGCTGCTCGCTTCGCCGTCCCCGACGCGGCGCGGCCCCTGATCGAGGGGAAGCGGGTGCTGCTCGTCGACGACACCTGGACGACAGGGACCTCGTTGCAGTCGGCTGCCGCCGCGCTCAGGGCCGCGGGCGCCGCGGCCGTCACCGGACTGTGTGTCGCGCGGTGGCTGAGCTGGAACTGGGCACCGGAAGCCTCCCTACTCGAGAAGGTCACCGTCGAGGCGTTCGATCCGTTCTCCTGCATCGCGGGCACGCACAAGTGCAGACTCATCCCACATCGGCCGTGA